In Pyrus communis chromosome 8, drPyrComm1.1, whole genome shotgun sequence, one genomic interval encodes:
- the LOC137743854 gene encoding large ribosomal subunit protein P2B-like codes for MKVVAAYLLAVLGGKTSPSAADLKDILGSVGAEADNDKIELLLSEVKGKDITELIASGREKLASVPSGGGAVAYSAPAAAGGGGAAAPAAAEQKKEEKVEEKEESDDDMGFSLFD; via the exons ATGAAGGTTGTTGCTGCGTACTTGCTCGCTGTTTTGGGAGGGAAGACGAGCCCCTCAGCTGCTGACTTGAAGGACATTCTTGGATCAG TTGGAGCCGAGGCTGACAATGATAAGATTGAGTTGCTATTGTCCGAAGTCAAGGGAAAAGATATCACCGAGCTAATTGCATCTGGAAGGGAGAAGTTGGCATCTGTTCCATCTGGTGGTGGTGCAGTTGCTTATTCCGCACCTGCAGCCGCCGGTGGTGGTGGGGCTGCTGCTCCTGCCGCTGCTGAgcagaagaaggaggagaaggtggaagaaaaggaagaatcaGACGAT gatatgggtttcagcCTTTTCGACTGA